One window from the genome of Paraclostridium sordellii encodes:
- a CDS encoding bacterial regulatory , Fis family protein produces MAHMNLKAEMTRNNIHIAEIANHLGITERTLRNKINGVTDFTWQEACKIQRGLFPKLSKDYLFKLDKNDK; encoded by the coding sequence ATGGCTCATATGAATTTGAAAGCAGAAATGACAAGAAACAATATACATATTGCAGAAATTGCTAATCATCTAGGAATTACTGAAAGAACATTAAGAAACAAAATAAATGGAGTAACGGATTTTACTTGGCAAGAAGCTTGTAAAATACAAAGAGGTTTATTCCCAAAGCTAAGTAAAGATTATCTTTTTAAACTAGATAAAAACGATAAATAA
- a CDS encoding recombinase RecT: MSELKNKLANKATGTTTVKKPSPNKAMEQLMTQMAGQIKKALPEHMSSERFQRVALTAFSSNQKFLNCDPMSFIAAMMDSAQLGLEPNTPLGQAYLIPYGNKVQFQVGYKGLLDLALRSGKIKTLYAHEVRENDKFEVKYGLHQDLIHEPALIGDRGEVIGYYSVYHLDTDGYSFIFMTKDEIIAHAKSKSKTFNNGPWQTDFDTMAKKTVIKQLLKYAPLSIEMQRAVSSDETVKSKIDEDMSLVFDETESIEANFEIKEEEDGQAAIEVN, from the coding sequence ATGTCAGAATTAAAAAATAAATTAGCAAATAAAGCAACAGGAACAACTACAGTAAAGAAACCTAGTCCAAACAAAGCTATGGAACAATTAATGACACAAATGGCAGGGCAAATAAAAAAAGCATTACCAGAACACATGTCAAGTGAAAGATTTCAAAGGGTTGCATTGACAGCATTTAGTAGTAATCAAAAGTTTTTAAATTGTGACCCTATGAGTTTCATAGCTGCAATGATGGATTCGGCACAATTAGGATTAGAGCCGAATACACCACTAGGACAAGCCTATTTAATACCATATGGGAATAAAGTTCAATTTCAAGTCGGATATAAGGGATTACTAGATCTAGCTTTAAGAAGTGGAAAGATAAAAACCTTATATGCCCATGAAGTAAGGGAAAATGATAAGTTTGAGGTTAAGTATGGATTACACCAAGATTTAATTCATGAACCAGCACTAATAGGTGATAGAGGGGAAGTTATAGGATATTATTCAGTTTATCACCTAGATACGGATGGATATAGCTTTATATTTATGACAAAGGATGAAATAATAGCCCATGCTAAGAGCAAGAGTAAAACATTTAATAATGGACCTTGGCAAACTGATTTTGATACAATGGCAAAGAAAACAGTTATAAAACAACTTTTAAAATATGCTCCATTAAGTATAGAAATGCAAAGAGCGGTTAGTTCAGATGAAACAGTTAAATCAAAAATAGATGAAGATATGAGTTTAGTATTTGATGAAACGGAATCTATAGAAGCTAACTTTGAGATAAAAGAAGAGGAAGATGGACAGGCAGCTATAGAAGTTAATTAA
- a CDS encoding DnaD domain protein, with translation MERAFKGIWIPKEIWLNDNLTLMEKVFLVEIDSLDNDKGCFASNEHFSSFFKLSKSRCSEIIKTLEKKGFIKITYIYKKDTKTIEKRIIKVFDKSNRGIRDSEGGTRKTEEGYSENTKDNNTYINNTFNKSSCIKEGLEEVLNYYKREIVNRYVLTKIEEDFFLKIGDKIQYDLVIKAMEISIEANVKELRYIKGIIKKWLADDITTLEKLEGHKLKYDKTCPSKNSISKNNKNIHGLKTRYHNINQSFSKYDGDELEKMLLESQKGKFK, from the coding sequence TTGGAAAGAGCATTTAAAGGTATTTGGATACCAAAAGAAATTTGGTTAAACGATAATCTTACCTTGATGGAAAAAGTATTTTTAGTTGAAATAGATAGTTTAGATAATGATAAAGGTTGTTTTGCTAGTAATGAACATTTTTCTAGTTTCTTTAAACTATCTAAATCTAGATGTTCAGAAATTATAAAAACATTGGAGAAAAAAGGGTTTATAAAAATAACTTATATTTATAAAAAAGATACAAAAACAATAGAAAAAAGAATTATAAAGGTATTCGATAAATCGAATAGGGGTATTCGAGATTCCGAAGGGGGTACTCGAAAAACCGAAGAGGGGTATTCGGAAAATACGAAAGATAATAATACATATATTAATAATACATTTAATAAAAGTAGTTGTATTAAGGAAGGACTAGAAGAAGTTTTAAATTATTACAAAAGAGAAATAGTAAACAGATATGTATTAACCAAAATAGAAGAAGATTTCTTTTTAAAAATAGGTGATAAGATTCAATATGATTTAGTCATAAAAGCTATGGAAATTTCCATTGAAGCAAATGTAAAAGAATTACGTTATATAAAAGGAATAATAAAAAAGTGGTTAGCTGATGACATAACCACTTTAGAGAAATTAGAAGGCCACAAACTTAAATATGATAAGACATGTCCGTCTAAAAACAGTATTAGCAAAAATAATAAAAATATACATGGTTTAAAAACTAGATATCATAATATAAATCAATCTTTTAGTAAGTATGATGGTGATGAACTAGAAAAGATGTTACTAGAAAGTCAAAAAGGAAAGTTTAAATAG
- a CDS encoding helix-turn-helix domain-containing protein, with protein sequence MNVKVNKIALIKAIAEADKTTDVISDEAGFGNNTINRIINSKTRKAHINTVYRLAKVLNVDVEELVEI encoded by the coding sequence ATGAATGTAAAAGTAAATAAAATTGCTTTGATTAAAGCTATTGCAGAAGCAGATAAAACTACAGATGTTATATCTGATGAAGCTGGATTTGGAAATAACACAATAAATAGAATTATAAATAGTAAAACACGTAAAGCTCATATAAACACAGTTTATAGATTGGCTAAAGTATTAAATGTAGATGTAGAAGAATTGGTTGAGATATAA
- a CDS encoding helix-turn-helix domain-containing protein, producing MTKKVFTVKDIKEILGVCDKTAYNLIKQAEVTGNMFKVIKIGRLYKIPSQPFLDWLDHWDGF from the coding sequence ATGACAAAAAAAGTATTTACAGTAAAAGATATCAAAGAAATATTAGGAGTTTGTGATAAAACAGCATATAACCTAATAAAACAAGCTGAGGTAACAGGCAATATGTTCAAAGTTATAAAAATAGGGAGATTATATAAAATTCCATCACAACCATTTTTAGATTGGTTAGATCATTGGGATGGATTTTAA
- a CDS encoding NUMOD1 domain-containing DNA-binding protein, with product MRYSNTYDFDFTENYMALLACILDSRLTIGQAIKYITLDDYRDTEGGNYKKVKRRQNHNYKVKVIDEVENKEIEFDKIDDCCKFLNMRRADITTYIKHNRLFRKRYRIQALETIRSVERKPVIITDMLKDEIIEFESVNKACDYLNVSRININKAIADKRLFRKRYKIEYKVGSEKNE from the coding sequence GTGAGATATTCTAATACATATGATTTTGATTTTACAGAAAACTATATGGCTTTATTAGCTTGTATATTAGATTCAAGACTAACTATAGGGCAAGCTATTAAGTATATAACACTTGATGACTATAGAGACACTGAAGGTGGAAATTATAAGAAAGTCAAACGTAGACAAAATCATAATTACAAAGTAAAAGTTATTGATGAAGTTGAAAACAAAGAAATTGAATTTGACAAGATAGATGATTGTTGTAAATTTTTAAACATGAGAAGAGCGGATATAACAACTTATATAAAGCATAATAGATTATTTAGAAAGAGATATAGAATACAAGCTTTAGAAACTATAAGATCAGTTGAAAGGAAGCCTGTAATAATTACAGATATGTTAAAAGATGAAATCATAGAGTTTGAAAGTGTTAATAAGGCTTGTGATTATTTAAATGTTAGCAGGATCAATATAAATAAAGCTATAGCTGATAAAAGATTATTTAGAAAAAGATATAAAATTGAATACAAGGTTGGAAGTGAAAAGAATGAGTAA
- a CDS encoding Rha family transcriptional regulator, which yields MQEIIKTNNEEVVRISSREVADMMEYSRHGDLLEKIDSINKVFENGKIRSQNYWVESTYKTEGNNKTYREFLISKKGCEFISNKSTGDRGKQGRS from the coding sequence ATGCAGGAAATTATAAAAACAAATAACGAAGAAGTTGTAAGAATATCATCAAGAGAAGTAGCAGACATGATGGAATATTCAAGACATGGAGATTTATTAGAAAAAATAGATAGTATAAATAAGGTTTTTGAAAACGGAAAAATCCGTTCTCAGAATTATTGGGTGGAAAGTACTTATAAAACAGAAGGAAACAATAAAACTTATAGAGAGTTTTTAATAAGTAAAAAAGGTTGTGAATTTATATCAAATAAAAGTACAGGTGATAGAGGAAAACAAGGGAGGAGTTAG
- a CDS encoding RusA family crossover junction endodeoxyribonuclease: MEVNFTIDGKPQGKGRTRLSYRRIKTPEQIIIYENYIKLL; the protein is encoded by the coding sequence ATGGAAGTTAATTTTACAATAGATGGGAAACCACAAGGCAAAGGAAGAACAAGATTAAGTTATAGAAGGATAAAAACACCAGAACAAATTATTATATATGAGAACTATATAAAATTATTATGA
- a CDS encoding YqaJ viral recombinase family nuclease: MNEVAILYQDEKFRKYLDAKVIADTKNMTQEEWLKSRQAGIGGSDSSAIAGLNPWKSSIQLYMEKKEENPQEIKSLRMELGNRLEGLVAELFTEETGLKVRNVNGILKNGKYPFALANIDRAIVGEKAFLECKTTNSFALKEWQDGVPPHYEIQCLHYMAITGATHCYIAALIGNSDFIWYKIERDQETIDYLMQIEKEFWEENILKDIVPLPDGSDAYSEYLKEKYKKSNGQEIELHLLKDGPQKLLRYDEIVTDIKALETEKKLIEQEIQIHMEDFEVAKIGDRKITWKTSSRNTIDSKKLKAEMPDIAVQYTKTSTSRTFRIGGNK; the protein is encoded by the coding sequence ATGAACGAAGTTGCAATACTATATCAAGATGAAAAGTTCAGAAAATATTTAGATGCAAAGGTTATAGCAGATACAAAAAATATGACACAAGAAGAATGGCTAAAAAGTAGACAAGCTGGAATAGGTGGAAGTGATTCATCTGCAATAGCAGGGTTAAACCCTTGGAAAAGTTCAATTCAACTATATATGGAAAAGAAAGAAGAGAATCCACAAGAGATTAAATCATTACGAATGGAGTTAGGCAATAGATTAGAAGGATTAGTTGCTGAATTATTTACAGAAGAAACTGGATTAAAAGTAAGAAATGTAAATGGAATACTTAAAAATGGAAAATATCCGTTTGCATTAGCAAATATAGATAGAGCTATAGTAGGAGAAAAAGCATTCTTGGAATGTAAGACAACTAATTCATTTGCACTTAAAGAGTGGCAAGATGGAGTACCACCACATTATGAAATACAGTGCTTACATTATATGGCCATAACAGGAGCAACACATTGCTATATAGCAGCTTTAATAGGCAATAGTGACTTTATATGGTACAAGATAGAAAGAGATCAAGAAACAATAGATTATCTTATGCAAATAGAAAAAGAGTTTTGGGAAGAGAACATATTAAAAGATATAGTTCCATTGCCAGATGGATCAGATGCGTATTCAGAATATTTAAAAGAGAAGTATAAAAAATCAAATGGGCAAGAAATAGAACTTCATTTATTAAAAGATGGGCCTCAAAAACTTTTAAGATATGACGAAATAGTCACAGATATAAAAGCCTTAGAAACTGAAAAGAAACTGATAGAACAGGAAATACAAATTCATATGGAAGATTTTGAAGTTGCCAAAATAGGGGATAGAAAAATAACTTGGAAAACTTCAAGTAGAAATACTATAGATAGTAAAAAGTTAAAAGCTGAAATGCCAGATATAGCAGTACAGTATACAAAAACAAGTACTTCAAGAACTTTTAGAATAGGGGGAAATAAATAA
- a CDS encoding phage antirepressor KilAC domain-containing protein, with protein sequence MSGLKVINKNNQLLVESRDVAELIEKEHSNLMRDIRGYVEVLKKSQNSNLNSQDFFIESTYQGERRKEKCFLLTRKGCDMVANKMTGEKGILFTAIYVTKFESMENKLKTNLPTTYKEALIQLVEQVEENEKLQIENEELKPKAIFADAVSASHTSILVGELAKILKQNGVNTGQKRFFDWLRNNGYLIKRKGADYNMPTQKSMEQGLFEIKETTINHSDGHISISKTPKVTGKGQVYFINKLRGEG encoded by the coding sequence GTGAGTGGCTTAAAAGTAATTAACAAAAACAATCAACTTTTAGTTGAAAGTAGAGACGTTGCAGAATTAATAGAAAAAGAACATTCAAATTTAATGAGAGATATAAGAGGGTATGTAGAAGTTCTAAAAAAATCTCAGAATTCAAATTTGAATTCTCAAGATTTCTTTATTGAAAGTACATATCAAGGAGAAAGAAGAAAAGAAAAATGCTTTTTATTGACTAGAAAAGGTTGTGATATGGTAGCAAACAAAATGACAGGAGAAAAAGGAATTTTATTTACTGCCATATATGTAACTAAGTTTGAATCTATGGAAAATAAATTGAAAACTAACTTACCAACTACATATAAAGAAGCACTTATACAATTAGTTGAACAAGTAGAAGAAAATGAAAAATTACAAATAGAAAATGAAGAACTAAAGCCAAAAGCAATATTTGCAGATGCAGTAAGTGCTAGTCACACATCTATATTAGTGGGAGAACTTGCAAAGATATTAAAACAAAATGGAGTAAATACAGGTCAAAAAAGATTTTTCGATTGGCTAAGAAATAATGGATATCTAATAAAGAGAAAAGGTGCAGATTACAATATGCCAACTCAAAAATCAATGGAACAAGGTTTATTTGAAATAAAGGAAACTACAATAAATCATTCAGATGGACATATAAGTATAAGTAAAACACCAAAGGTAACTGGAAAAGGACAAGTATATTTTATAAATAAATTAAGAGGCGAGGGCTAG
- a CDS encoding Kiwa anti-phage protein KwaB-like domain-containing protein, with the protein MENTLNIEDIKGRIKSIHLLLLKKNTNFSNGLEPLKAYIKNDIFDDIKKIYIKPLESIFSNCELENFSYDSSLDGAIPFLSTSELTHSSVFSSLLNSISSIDSIKSLKTFENTLSESYLYAFIFTLDDSKTFTVVRKIYALNYLKNKGLLTFKDSRLNFIQDDLFALDPKIDCIIYDNSVYVTGKHNFETMFSYNYHYTTKATITLDSIKSSNILSNFDEFKLDCLDRSTITRKLAELCVHGDINIFIDKLKNNSKSIEKTIEKYNLDISLKDNKIVYSDVSSLSEIINLISDNYFKGDITNDIYLARGKSRLSSGKSNPKKRTTTKKRKSRKSN; encoded by the coding sequence TTGGAAAATACTTTAAATATAGAGGATATAAAAGGTCGTATAAAAAGTATTCATTTATTACTTTTAAAAAAGAATACTAATTTTTCTAATGGCTTAGAACCTTTAAAGGCTTATATAAAAAATGATATATTTGATGATATAAAAAAGATATATATAAAACCTTTGGAATCAATTTTTAGTAATTGTGAGTTAGAAAATTTTAGTTATGATTCTAGTTTAGATGGAGCTATTCCTTTTTTATCAACTTCAGAACTTACTCATAGCTCTGTATTTTCTTCATTATTAAACAGTATTTCATCGATAGATTCTATTAAGTCATTGAAAACATTTGAAAATACATTATCTGAATCTTATCTATATGCATTTATATTTACATTAGATGATAGCAAAACTTTTACAGTCGTTAGAAAAATATATGCTTTGAACTATCTTAAAAATAAAGGATTATTAACCTTTAAAGACTCTAGATTAAACTTTATACAAGATGACTTATTTGCTCTTGATCCTAAAATTGATTGTATAATTTATGATAACTCTGTTTATGTTACAGGTAAGCATAATTTTGAGACTATGTTTTCATATAATTATCACTATACAACTAAAGCTACTATTACACTAGACTCAATAAAATCATCAAATATTTTAAGTAATTTCGACGAATTTAAATTAGATTGTCTAGACAGATCTACAATTACTAGAAAACTGGCTGAGTTATGTGTGCATGGAGATATTAATATATTTATAGATAAACTTAAGAATAATTCTAAGAGTATAGAAAAGACAATAGAAAAATATAATTTGGACATCTCATTAAAAGATAACAAAATAGTTTACTCTGATGTGTCCTCACTGTCTGAAATTATAAATTTAATATCAGATAACTACTTTAAAGGAGATATAACCAATGACATATACTTGGCTAGAGGAAAAAGTCGTTTAAGTTCAGGCAAAAGTAATCCTAAAAAAAGAACTACTACAAAAAAAAGAAAATCCAGAAAAAGTAATTAA
- a CDS encoding helix-turn-helix domain-containing protein, which produces MGLEIINILKKEQGLTNEELSIKSGVPLGTLSKITSGITKDPKLETLKSIAKVLNCSLDDFDDNTNSYVLSKQDEINLIEKYRQLDTHGKKLINTIIAFELSDKS; this is translated from the coding sequence ATGGGTTTAGAAATTATAAATATATTAAAAAAAGAACAAGGTTTAACCAACGAAGAACTTTCTATTAAATCTGGCGTTCCTTTAGGTACATTAAGTAAAATAACTTCTGGTATTACTAAAGACCCTAAATTAGAAACTCTAAAATCAATTGCAAAAGTTTTAAATTGCTCTCTTGATGATTTCGATGATAACACAAATTCTTATGTATTAAGCAAACAAGATGAAATCAACTTAATTGAGAAATATCGCCAGTTAGATACTCATGGTAAAAAACTAATAAATACAATTATCGCTTTTGAATTATCTGATAAATCATAA
- a CDS encoding sigma-70 RNA polymerase sigma factor region 4 domain-containing protein, translated as MDKKELQNNCFRFTEKILYGYKDIEEFIKNTEKKLKDIKLDENTTTVGTINYNSIQVSHTFNISRVTERKALDKVEEETELKIELYRNKKLKKEIDQAINNLSPIYRDIIKYRYIDGLTWMEIIDIMSYEERQLRNKKKQAIRSIAIKLFGIKLFEEEEDTLFDLIKI; from the coding sequence ATGGACAAAAAAGAATTACAAAATAATTGTTTTAGATTTACAGAAAAAATTTTATATGGATATAAAGATATAGAAGAATTTATAAAAAATACGGAGAAAAAATTAAAGGATATAAAATTAGATGAAAATACTACAACAGTAGGAACTATAAATTATAATAGCATACAGGTAAGCCATACTTTCAATATATCTAGAGTGACTGAAAGAAAGGCATTAGATAAAGTTGAAGAAGAAACTGAATTAAAAATAGAATTATATAGAAATAAAAAACTAAAAAAAGAAATAGATCAAGCTATAAATAATTTATCTCCGATATATAGAGATATAATTAAATACAGATATATAGATGGATTAACATGGATGGAAATTATTGATATAATGAGCTATGAAGAGAGACAACTAAGGAATAAAAAGAAACAAGCTATTAGAAGTATAGCTATAAAATTATTTGGAATAAAATTATTTGAAGAAGAGGAGGACACATTATTTGATCTAATAAAAATATAA
- a CDS encoding phage portal protein — translation MNQKNNAKGRGKKRIFYSSNKDIANNETIFAAISLISNAVASVPIHLRKGYEKVSANENTIARLLRDGVNPNMTTFEFIRIMEVIRNTKGRAYAIKEYDYYENISYIWILNPDYVTPYKDEESGELWYKVKEEYIHSRHIIEVSHISADEYGGISPIDVLYNTLDYDEKIKNLSVEQLENGIGFRYAFKVGANLSIDKLSEYHELIQEYMDKGIIYLDNGKSLEELKNNSFIDPKVFEVEEITVSRVARVFNIPPHKLSAKNITYSSAEQGDLEFLVDTILPVIRMYEQQFNKKCLSNYEKDEGFEVKFNLNGFARADMKTRGEFYFKMIRSAGLTPNEVRMFEDMPPKPHGDDLLISRDLIPIKDINFLLKGGEINGQSIKS, via the coding sequence ATTAATCAAAAAAATAATGCAAAAGGTAGAGGCAAAAAAAGAATATTTTACTCTTCAAACAAAGATATAGCCAATAATGAAACCATATTTGCTGCAATATCTTTAATTTCTAATGCTGTAGCTAGTGTACCTATACATTTAAGGAAAGGGTATGAAAAAGTAAGTGCTAATGAAAATACAATAGCTAGATTATTAAGAGATGGAGTAAATCCTAACATGACAACTTTTGAATTTATAAGAATAATGGAAGTTATAAGAAACACAAAAGGTAGAGCATATGCTATAAAAGAATATGATTATTATGAAAATATATCCTATATATGGATATTAAATCCAGATTATGTAACACCATATAAAGACGAAGAAAGCGGAGAATTATGGTATAAAGTAAAAGAAGAGTATATACACAGTAGGCATATAATAGAAGTTAGCCATATAAGTGCAGATGAGTATGGCGGTATAAGCCCTATAGATGTACTATACAACACTTTAGATTATGATGAAAAAATTAAAAATTTAAGTGTAGAACAGTTAGAAAATGGAATAGGATTTAGATATGCATTTAAAGTAGGAGCTAATCTATCTATTGATAAATTAAGTGAATACCATGAGCTAATACAAGAATATATGGATAAAGGAATAATATACCTAGATAATGGGAAGTCATTAGAGGAACTGAAAAACAATTCTTTTATAGATCCAAAAGTTTTTGAAGTTGAAGAAATAACCGTATCTAGAGTAGCGAGAGTTTTTAACATACCTCCGCATAAACTATCTGCAAAAAATATAACTTACTCAAGTGCAGAACAGGGAGATTTAGAATTTTTAGTAGATACTATTCTTCCTGTTATCCGTATGTATGAACAACAGTTTAATAAAAAATGTTTATCTAATTATGAAAAGGATGAAGGATTTGAGGTTAAATTTAACCTCAATGGATTTGCAAGAGCAGATATGAAAACAAGAGGAGAGTTTTATTTTAAAATGATTAGATCTGCGGGATTAACTCCGAATGAAGTCCGCATGTTTGAAGATATGCCACCTAAACCACATGGAGATGATTTATTAATAAGTAGGGATTTAATTCCTATTAAAGATATAAATTTTTTATTAAAAGGAGGTGAGATTAATGGCCAAAGTATTAAATCTTAA
- a CDS encoding terminase large subunit gives MARRKDRVTEYAKKVVSGKVITGDSVKKACERHLKDLKNSKTKDFNYKWDVSKSEEALDLYNDLTILEGDEAQTLKTRGFQNFILGSLEGWVEKRTGYNRFREAYIQIARQNGKSFLSGSKAIKTSNFSTYKMGNIICAASKMDQAKIVWKEIKKFIIADKELEEMFKITESTNEITAGATGTVIKAVGRDTKSMDGFRSILAIPDELHAHRTNQTYKLLLGGQRKVNNALILAITTAGFDLNSFCYEHYQFCKKVLDGVVKKESLFIYIAEMDKEDDIWNYKNWVKSNPLLLLNEDDTINMHEVKKMSEVAIEVKEKGGEDLLDFKTKWLNIWVSYRGGSYLDAECLNDCASDLTISDMEGKECFLGIDLSSGGDLTSIALIFPLEDGTIFIHSHSFMPELRLLEHENSDDAPYRIWVEDELLTLTTGAFGIKTDYKFIINYLKDLLEKYQITVKSCGYDNHNASAFIADLDFLGCDLIDIPQSAKALNDATVDFRLSIKSKQVKYDKNNKLLKWSAINATTTKNSFGEIKVDKNLQENRIDPIDAILDAWKLYFETKESSNIAFVPK, from the coding sequence GTGGCAAGGCGTAAAGATAGAGTAACAGAATATGCGAAAAAAGTTGTTTCAGGTAAGGTTATAACAGGCGATAGTGTAAAAAAAGCTTGTGAAAGACATCTTAAAGACTTAAAAAACAGTAAAACAAAAGATTTTAACTATAAATGGGATGTTTCAAAATCTGAAGAAGCTTTAGATTTATACAATGACCTTACAATACTTGAAGGTGATGAAGCTCAAACATTAAAAACAAGAGGGTTTCAAAATTTCATTTTAGGAAGTTTAGAAGGATGGGTAGAAAAAAGAACTGGATACAATAGATTTAGAGAGGCTTACATTCAAATTGCAAGACAGAATGGGAAGTCTTTTTTAAGTGGATCTAAAGCTATAAAAACAAGTAATTTTTCAACTTATAAAATGGGTAATATAATTTGCGCAGCCAGTAAAATGGATCAAGCAAAAATAGTTTGGAAAGAAATAAAGAAATTTATAATAGCAGATAAAGAACTTGAAGAAATGTTTAAAATAACTGAATCTACAAATGAAATAACAGCAGGAGCTACAGGAACAGTAATAAAGGCTGTTGGAAGAGATACTAAATCTATGGATGGATTTAGAAGCATATTAGCAATACCTGATGAATTACATGCTCATAGAACGAATCAAACATATAAGCTTTTATTAGGAGGACAAAGAAAAGTAAACAATGCTTTAATTTTAGCTATAACAACAGCTGGATTTGACCTTAATAGTTTTTGTTATGAACATTATCAATTTTGCAAAAAGGTTCTTGATGGAGTTGTAAAAAAAGAAAGTTTATTTATATATATAGCTGAGATGGATAAAGAAGATGATATATGGAATTACAAAAACTGGGTAAAATCTAATCCTCTATTACTTTTAAATGAAGATGATACTATAAATATGCATGAAGTAAAAAAAATGAGTGAAGTAGCTATAGAAGTAAAGGAAAAAGGTGGAGAAGATTTACTTGATTTTAAGACGAAGTGGCTTAATATATGGGTTAGTTATAGGGGTGGAAGTTATTTAGATGCAGAATGCTTAAATGATTGCGCTTCAGATTTAACTATATCTGATATGGAAGGAAAAGAATGTTTTTTAGGAATAGATTTATCAAGTGGAGGCGATTTAACTTCGATAGCACTTATTTTTCCATTAGAGGATGGTACTATATTTATTCATAGTCATTCATTTATGCCAGAATTAAGATTATTAGAACATGAAAACTCAGATGATGCTCCATATAGAATATGGGTTGAAGATGAATTATTGACATTAACAACAGGAGCATTTGGAATAAAAACAGATTATAAGTTCATTATAAATTATTTAAAAGACTTACTTGAAAAATATCAAATAACTGTAAAGTCATGTGGATATGATAATCATAATGCAAGTGCTTTTATAGCAGATTTAGACTTTTTAGGTTGTGATTTAATAGATATACCTCAAAGTGCTAAGGCTTTAAACGATGCAACCGTAGACTTTAGATTATCTATAAAATCAAAACAAGTTAAATATGATAAAAATAATAAGTTATTAAAATGGAGTGCAATTAATGCTACAACTACTAAAAACAGTTTTGGAGAAATCAAGGTAGATAAAAATTTACAAGAAAATAGAATAGATCCTATTGATGCTATTTTAGATGCTTGGAAATTATATTTTGAAACTAAGGAAAGTTCAAATATAGCATTTGTACCAAAATAA
- a CDS encoding phage terminase small subunit P27 family, with protein MGRQRKTVSTTKKHLTKKEKENRSNQEKKLKLDRDELIVPETLKDNEIASKEFERVVSAAEKIGLWDNLDLPFIIMYCDAWSHYNEIEKQMRKNKQYTVQGKDSEKLNPLINAQDKYISRIMRCSTKLGVATTDRLKLIIPEPETKENKFMKYLKV; from the coding sequence ATGGGTAGGCAAAGAAAAACTGTATCAACTACAAAGAAACATCTTACTAAAAAAGAAAAGGAAAATAGAAGCAATCAAGAAAAAAAGTTAAAATTAGATAGAGATGAATTAATAGTACCTGAAACATTAAAAGATAATGAAATTGCAAGCAAAGAGTTTGAGAGAGTTGTTAGCGCTGCTGAAAAAATTGGGTTATGGGATAATCTTGATTTGCCCTTTATAATAATGTATTGTGATGCATGGAGTCATTATAACGAGATTGAAAAACAAATGCGTAAGAATAAGCAATACACAGTACAAGGTAAAGATAGTGAAAAATTAAATCCTTTAATAAATGCCCAAGATAAATATATATCTAGGATAATGAGATGTTCAACGAAGTTAGGAGTAGCTACAACTGACAGACTAAAACTTATAATTCCAGAACCTGAAACAAAAGAAAATAAATTTATGAAATATTTAAAGGTGTAA